The following are encoded in a window of Streptomyces sp. 11x1 genomic DNA:
- a CDS encoding PhoH family protein — translation MVTSTKRRMPDRRTYVLDTSVLLADPNALSRFDEHEVVLPIVVVTELEAKRHHPELGYFARQALRLLDEFRVRYGRLDAPIPIGDLGGTVRVELNHSDPSVLPSGYRLGDNDSRILAVARNLQAEGFDVTVVSKDLPLRIKASSVGLLAEEYRAELAITDASGWTGMSELTLPGEQVDILFEEGSIYVPEASTLPVHTGLTIQSERGKALGRVTPDGNIRLVRGDREAFGIKGRSAEQRIALDLLLDPDVGILSMGGRAGTGKSALALCAGLEAVLERRQHQKVMVFRPLYAVGGQELGYLPGSESEKMSPWAQAVFDTLSAVTSREVIEEVTARGMLEVLPLTHIRGRSLHDAFVIVDEAQSLERNVLLTVLSRIGANSRVVLTHDVAQRDNLRVGRYDGVVAVVEKLKGHPLFAHVTLTRSERSQIAALVTEMLEDGQI, via the coding sequence GTGGTGACCAGCACAAAGCGCCGCATGCCAGACCGGCGCACCTACGTTCTCGACACCAGCGTCCTGCTGGCCGACCCGAATGCTTTGAGCCGCTTCGACGAGCACGAAGTCGTGCTGCCGATCGTGGTGGTCACGGAGCTGGAGGCGAAGCGGCACCATCCCGAACTCGGCTACTTCGCCCGGCAGGCCCTGCGCCTGCTCGACGAGTTCCGGGTCCGGTACGGCCGCCTCGACGCCCCCATCCCGATCGGGGACCTCGGCGGCACCGTACGGGTCGAGCTCAATCACTCGGATCCCAGCGTGCTGCCGAGCGGCTACCGCCTGGGGGACAACGACTCCCGGATCCTCGCGGTCGCCCGCAATCTGCAGGCCGAGGGCTTCGACGTCACCGTCGTGTCGAAGGACCTCCCGCTCAGGATCAAGGCGTCCTCCGTGGGCCTCCTCGCCGAGGAGTACCGCGCGGAGTTGGCCATCACGGACGCCTCCGGCTGGACCGGGATGTCCGAGCTGACGCTGCCGGGCGAACAGGTCGACATCCTCTTCGAGGAAGGGTCGATCTACGTCCCCGAGGCGAGCACGCTGCCCGTCCACACCGGCCTGACGATCCAGTCGGAGCGCGGCAAGGCGCTCGGCCGCGTCACGCCCGACGGCAACATCCGTCTGGTGCGCGGCGACCGGGAGGCGTTCGGCATCAAGGGGCGCAGCGCCGAGCAGCGCATCGCGCTGGATCTGCTGCTCGACCCGGACGTGGGCATCCTGTCGATGGGCGGCCGGGCCGGCACCGGCAAGTCGGCGCTCGCGCTGTGCGCGGGTCTGGAGGCCGTGCTCGAACGGCGCCAGCACCAGAAGGTGATGGTCTTCCGGCCGCTGTACGCGGTGGGCGGGCAGGAACTCGGCTATCTGCCCGGTTCCGAGTCCGAGAAGATGAGCCCCTGGGCGCAGGCGGTCTTCGACACGCTGTCCGCGGTCACCAGCCGCGAGGTCATCGAGGAGGTCACCGCGCGCGGCATGCTGGAGGTCCTGCCGCTGACGCACATCCGCGGCCGTTCCCTGCACGACGCGTTCGTGATCGTGGACGAGGCCCAGTCGCTGGAGCGGAACGTCCTGTTGACCGTTCTGTCCCGGATCGGTGCGAATTCGCGAGTCGTTCTGACGCATGACGTCGCCCAGCGGGACAACCTGCGGGTCGGTCGGTACGACGGTGTCGTGGCCGTGGTCGAGAAGCTGAAGGGCCATCCCCTCTTCGCCCACGTCACGTTGACGAGGTCCGAACGGTCCCAGATCGCGGCCCTTGTGACCGAAATGCTGGAGGACGGCCAGATTTAA
- a CDS encoding transglycosylase domain-containing protein, which yields MGRAEERRARQRGGRRAAPQPSSGGDAGATAVITPPEGGGRAAARAAAKAGNKKQKKGQRSFLRRLFTWKKILGAFFGVCLLGMGAFIVLYLMIDIPKGNPEATQESNVYKYSNGKIFARTGDTNREIVELDKVPKKVQLAFVAAENKTFYNDPGVDLKGMARGVINTLSGKGKQGGSTITQQYVKNYYLTSDQTVTRKLNELVISLKLEREETKDYILAGYINTSYYGRGAWGIQAAAQAYYRKDAKDLDVEEGAYLAALLQAPSQYDLATATPTGKKLVTARWNYVLDNMVEMGELTASERADLKLPKPKAPQAAAGMAGQNGYLVEAANNQLAKQLVASGKADDTEDAKALIDLRGWTITLNINPKKQAALEKAVKERLTSKLDPKKRKVDKHIQAGAVSVDPKTGKVVAMYGGVDYVKHFTNNATRRDYQPASTFKPVILAAAVDENAETQDGDPITASTVYDGDSRHKVKDDGTAVGFAPPNEDNVDYGDVTVQTAMNKSINSVFAQMGVDVGMEKVMEVAGKLGMDTEGMQAVPAQTLGSMGASPLEMAGIYATLDNHGKKVTPTIIAEAKRRDTEVEFDDPIGEQVITREAADTVTSVLTGVVDDGTAKTSVRDNPARNGQQVAGKTGTSDENRSAWFTGYTPNLVTSVGLFGEDMSKNGKHVSMYNALGVPRVNGGGFPAQIWATYTFGVMGKTTKFDLDTKQGAAVAPTESPTPSQTPSETPSETPSETPSETPSETPSETPTTEEPTSEPPTTPPTSPDETPSGDSGGIEFPTNPNDPQANG from the coding sequence ATGGGACGAGCGGAAGAAAGACGAGCGCGGCAGCGCGGCGGTCGCCGCGCGGCGCCCCAGCCCTCGTCCGGAGGCGATGCGGGGGCGACGGCGGTCATAACCCCGCCGGAGGGCGGAGGTCGGGCGGCGGCCCGCGCTGCGGCCAAGGCCGGCAACAAGAAGCAGAAGAAGGGCCAGAGGAGCTTCCTGCGCCGCCTCTTCACCTGGAAGAAGATCCTCGGCGCCTTCTTCGGTGTCTGTCTCCTCGGCATGGGCGCCTTCATCGTGCTCTACCTGATGATCGACATCCCCAAGGGGAACCCCGAGGCGACGCAGGAAAGCAACGTCTACAAGTACTCCAACGGCAAGATCTTCGCCCGCACCGGCGACACCAACCGCGAGATCGTCGAACTCGACAAGGTCCCCAAGAAGGTCCAGCTGGCCTTCGTCGCCGCTGAGAACAAGACCTTCTACAACGACCCCGGCGTCGACCTCAAGGGCATGGCGCGCGGTGTCATCAACACCCTCTCCGGCAAGGGCAAGCAGGGTGGCTCGACCATCACCCAGCAGTACGTCAAGAACTACTACCTGACGTCCGACCAGACGGTGACCCGCAAGCTCAACGAACTGGTCATCTCCCTGAAGCTGGAGCGCGAGGAGACCAAGGACTACATCCTCGCGGGCTACATCAACACCAGCTACTACGGCCGCGGCGCGTGGGGCATCCAGGCCGCCGCCCAGGCGTACTACCGCAAGGACGCCAAGGACCTCGACGTCGAGGAGGGCGCGTACCTCGCCGCGCTGCTCCAGGCCCCCAGCCAGTACGACCTGGCCACGGCCACCCCGACCGGCAAGAAGCTGGTCACGGCGCGCTGGAACTACGTGCTGGACAACATGGTCGAGATGGGGGAGTTGACCGCCTCGGAGCGGGCGGACCTGAAGCTCCCCAAGCCGAAGGCGCCCCAGGCCGCCGCCGGCATGGCCGGCCAGAACGGCTACCTGGTCGAGGCCGCCAACAACCAGCTGGCCAAGCAGCTCGTGGCCTCGGGCAAGGCGGACGACACCGAGGACGCCAAGGCGCTCATCGACCTGCGCGGCTGGACGATCACGCTGAACATCAACCCCAAGAAGCAGGCCGCGCTGGAGAAGGCCGTCAAGGAACGCCTCACCAGCAAGCTCGACCCGAAGAAGCGCAAGGTCGACAAGCACATCCAGGCCGGTGCCGTCTCCGTCGACCCGAAGACGGGCAAGGTCGTCGCCATGTACGGCGGCGTCGACTACGTCAAGCACTTCACCAACAACGCCACCCGCCGCGACTACCAGCCCGCCTCCACCTTCAAGCCGGTGATCCTCGCCGCGGCCGTCGACGAGAACGCCGAGACGCAGGACGGCGACCCGATCACCGCCAGCACGGTCTACGACGGTGACAGCCGGCACAAGGTCAAGGACGACGGCACCGCGGTCGGCTTCGCCCCGCCGAACGAGGACAACGTCGACTACGGCGACGTCACCGTGCAGACCGCCATGAACAAGTCCATCAACTCCGTCTTCGCGCAGATGGGCGTCGACGTGGGCATGGAGAAGGTCATGGAGGTCGCCGGGAAGCTCGGCATGGACACCGAGGGCATGCAGGCGGTCCCCGCCCAGACCCTGGGTTCCATGGGCGCCAGCCCGCTGGAGATGGCCGGCATCTACGCCACCCTCGACAACCACGGCAAGAAGGTCACCCCGACCATCATCGCCGAGGCCAAACGCCGGGACACCGAAGTCGAGTTCGACGACCCGATCGGCGAGCAGGTCATCACCCGCGAGGCCGCCGACACGGTCACCTCGGTCCTCACCGGCGTGGTCGACGACGGTACGGCCAAGACGTCCGTCCGCGACAACCCGGCCCGCAACGGCCAGCAGGTCGCCGGCAAGACGGGTACCTCCGACGAGAACCGCTCCGCCTGGTTCACCGGCTACACGCCGAACCTCGTGACCTCCGTCGGCCTGTTCGGCGAGGACATGAGCAAGAACGGCAAGCACGTCTCCATGTACAACGCCCTCGGCGTCCCCCGGGTCAACGGCGGTGGTTTCCCCGCCCAGATCTGGGCCACGTACACCTTCGGCGTCATGGGCAAGACCACCAAGTTCGACCTCGACACCAAGCAGGGTGCCGCGGTCGCGCCGACGGAGTCCCCGACCCCGTCGCAGACGCCGTCGGAGACTCCTTCGGAGACGCCGTCCGAGACCCCGTCGGAGACGCCGTCCGAGACTCCTTCGGAGACGCCCACCACGGAGGAGCCGACCAGCGAGCCCCCGACGACTCCGCCGACCTCCCCGGACGAGACCCCGTCGGGCGACAGCGGCGGCATCGAGTTCCCGACGAACCCGAACGATCCGCAGGCGAACGGCTAG
- a CDS encoding isoprenyl transferase, with amino-acid sequence MNLRDTLRGLLVKVYARRVEGHLDHAQVPEHIGVIVDGSRRWAKAAGSTTVQGHQAGANKIEEFLGWCTETDVKVVTLWLLSTDNFNRPKEELVPLLGIIEDTVRSLAADGRWRVHHVGALDLLSPGMQRALKEAEESTADIDGILVNVAIGYGGRQEIADAVRSMIQDAQERGTSMEELAENVSVDLIGSHLYTVDQPDPDLVIRTSGEQRLSGFMLWQTAHSEYYFCDVFWPAFRKVDFLRALRDYAARHRRYGG; translated from the coding sequence GTGAACCTGCGCGACACACTGCGCGGCCTGTTGGTCAAGGTCTACGCACGCAGGGTCGAGGGCCACCTGGACCACGCCCAGGTGCCCGAGCACATCGGCGTCATCGTGGACGGCAGCCGCCGCTGGGCGAAGGCCGCGGGCTCCACCACGGTGCAGGGCCACCAGGCCGGAGCGAACAAGATCGAGGAGTTCCTCGGCTGGTGCACCGAGACGGACGTGAAGGTCGTCACTCTCTGGCTGCTCTCCACCGACAACTTCAACCGCCCGAAGGAAGAGCTCGTCCCGCTGCTCGGGATCATCGAGGACACCGTCCGCTCCCTCGCCGCCGACGGTCGCTGGCGCGTGCATCATGTCGGCGCGCTGGACCTGCTCTCCCCCGGGATGCAGCGCGCGCTCAAGGAGGCCGAGGAGTCCACTGCGGACATCGACGGAATACTGGTCAACGTGGCCATCGGGTACGGCGGACGTCAGGAGATCGCCGACGCCGTCCGGTCGATGATCCAGGACGCGCAGGAGCGCGGCACCTCGATGGAGGAACTCGCCGAGAACGTCTCCGTGGACCTGATCGGCAGTCATCTCTACACCGTCGACCAGCCCGACCCGGATCTGGTGATCCGCACGAGCGGCGAGCAGCGGCTGTCCGGATTCATGCTCTGGCAGACCGCGCACTCCGAGTACTACTTCTGCGACGTCTTCTGGCCGGCCTTCCGCAAGGTGGACTTCCTGCGCGCACTCCGCGACTACGCTGCGCGACACCGCCGTTACGGAGGCTGA
- a CDS encoding ABC transporter ATP-binding protein has product MNPTASPAPAGSLLVATDLRKAYGPTTALDGAEFSIHPGEVVAVMGPSGSGKSTLLHCLAGIVPPDSGSITYHGREMATMNDAQRSALRRSEFGFVFQFGQLVPELTCVENVALPLRLNGASRKESERTALGWMERLEVDDLARKRPGEVSGGQGQRVAVARALVTGPRVLFADEPTGALDSLNGERVMELLTEAARSTNAAVVLVTHEARVAAYSDREIVVRDGKSRDMERVV; this is encoded by the coding sequence GTGAACCCGACCGCCTCGCCGGCCCCCGCCGGCTCCCTGCTCGTCGCGACCGACCTGCGCAAGGCCTACGGCCCGACCACCGCGCTGGACGGCGCCGAGTTCTCCATCCACCCCGGCGAGGTCGTCGCGGTGATGGGCCCCTCCGGTTCCGGGAAGTCGACGCTGCTGCACTGCCTCGCCGGGATCGTGCCGCCCGACTCGGGCTCGATCACGTACCACGGCCGCGAGATGGCCACCATGAACGACGCCCAGCGCAGCGCGCTCAGGCGCAGCGAGTTCGGGTTCGTCTTCCAGTTCGGCCAGCTCGTCCCGGAGCTGACGTGCGTGGAGAACGTGGCCCTGCCCCTGCGGCTGAACGGCGCCTCCCGCAAGGAGTCCGAGCGGACCGCCCTCGGCTGGATGGAACGCCTGGAGGTCGACGACCTCGCCCGCAAGCGTCCCGGTGAGGTCTCCGGCGGCCAGGGCCAGCGGGTCGCCGTCGCGCGGGCGCTGGTCACGGGCCCCCGGGTGCTGTTCGCCGACGAGCCCACCGGCGCGCTCGACTCCCTCAACGGCGAGCGGGTGATGGAGCTGCTCACCGAGGCCGCCCGGTCCACCAACGCCGCCGTCGTCCTCGTCACGCACGAGGCACGGGTGGCCGCCTACTCGGACCGCGAGATCGTCGTACGGGACGGGAAGTCCCGGGACATGGAGCGCGTCGTATGA
- a CDS encoding PadR family transcriptional regulator, whose amino-acid sequence MSIGHTLLGLLESGPRHGYDLKRAFDEKFGHDRPLHYGQVYSTMSRLLKNGLVEVDGIEPGGGPERKRYAITEAGITDVQRWLATPEKPEPYLQSTLYTKVVLALLTDRNAADILDTQRSEHLRMMRILTDRKRKGDLADQLICDHALFHLEADLRWLELTAARLGKLAEAVTR is encoded by the coding sequence ATGTCCATCGGTCACACTCTCCTGGGGCTCCTTGAGTCCGGGCCCCGACACGGTTACGACCTGAAGCGGGCCTTCGACGAGAAGTTCGGTCACGACCGGCCGCTGCACTACGGCCAGGTCTACTCGACGATGTCGCGCCTGCTGAAGAACGGCCTCGTCGAGGTCGACGGCATCGAGCCCGGCGGCGGGCCCGAGCGCAAGCGGTACGCGATCACCGAGGCCGGCATCACGGACGTCCAGCGGTGGCTGGCGACACCCGAGAAGCCCGAGCCGTACCTGCAGTCGACCCTCTACACGAAGGTCGTCCTCGCCCTGCTCACCGACCGGAACGCGGCCGACATCCTCGACACCCAGCGTTCCGAGCACCTGCGCATGATGCGCATCCTCACCGACCGCAAACGCAAGGGCGACCTGGCCGACCAGCTGATCTGCGACCACGCCCTGTTCCATCTGGAGGCCGATCTGCGATGGCTGGAGCTGACCGCCGCCCGACTGGGCAAGCTGGCCGAGGCGGTGACCCGGTGA
- a CDS encoding FtsX-like permease family protein: MRSAVFRQWYRDLAMGVRFAFTGGREGWVRAALTAVGVGLGVALLLLTAAVPNALSTRGAREEARQDRGIGYLEDNIRSKPTDRSLLVADTDTEYRHREIRGRLLEPEGEHAPPPPGLDEFPAPGEMIVSPALAELLKSDAGKLLRDRLPYETAGTIGEAGLIGSGELAYYAGAEGLAQRIDGSVVARIDRFGATEQPADEEMDPILLLLVLVVFVVLLMPVAVFIAAAVRFGGERRDRRLAALRLVGSDGRMTRRIAAGEALAGAVLGLVFGTGFFLLGRQIAGSVEVFDVSVFPSYLDPSPGLALLVAFAVPAAAVLVTLFALRGVVIEPLGVVRTARPARRRLWWRLLLPLGGLALLYPMVGQGSENGEFNEYLVTGGVVLLLVGVTALLPWVVEAFVARLGSGPLSWQLAVRRLQLSSGPAARMVNGIAVAVAGAIALQMLFDGVEGRFTQSTGKDTARTQLELSMPDDLPVSAVSQELKRAKGAEAAAALSDAELSATAKDPEEWVRVTVGDCAALRELAKISSCRDGDVFTLGASEDPVTAKLMTAGNTLYFDASYSGDERGAEIAWKLPDALRKVSARADTLRPGTGGLLATPSALPAKAEDQLSTTVYVRADPRVPDALDEVRNAAVAIDPLIRTWEWESTTRADEFTDIRTGLLVGASAVLVLIGASLLVSQLEQLRERRKLLSALVAFGTRRRTLGLSVLWQTAVPITLGLALAMTVGVTLGAVLLRMTNVEVSVGWSGVLSMTGIGAGVVVLVTALSMPPLMRMMRPEGLRTE; this comes from the coding sequence ATGAGGTCCGCCGTGTTCCGCCAGTGGTACCGGGACCTGGCGATGGGGGTGCGGTTCGCCTTCACCGGAGGCCGTGAGGGCTGGGTGCGCGCCGCGCTCACCGCGGTGGGCGTCGGCCTCGGGGTGGCGCTGCTGCTGCTCACGGCGGCGGTACCGAACGCGCTGTCGACGCGGGGGGCCCGGGAGGAGGCCCGGCAGGACCGGGGGATCGGCTACCTGGAGGACAACATCCGGTCCAAGCCGACCGACAGGAGTCTGCTCGTCGCCGACACCGACACCGAGTACCGGCACCGTGAGATAAGGGGACGGCTCCTCGAACCGGAGGGCGAGCACGCGCCGCCACCGCCGGGGCTGGACGAGTTCCCCGCGCCGGGCGAGATGATCGTCTCCCCCGCGCTCGCCGAACTGCTGAAGTCGGACGCCGGGAAACTGCTGCGCGACCGGCTGCCGTACGAGACGGCGGGCACCATCGGCGAGGCCGGGCTGATCGGCTCGGGGGAACTCGCCTACTACGCCGGCGCCGAGGGGCTCGCCCAGCGGATCGACGGCTCGGTGGTGGCCCGGATCGACCGGTTCGGGGCGACCGAGCAGCCCGCCGACGAGGAGATGGACCCCATCCTGCTCCTGCTCGTCCTGGTCGTCTTCGTGGTGCTGCTGATGCCGGTGGCCGTCTTCATCGCGGCGGCCGTACGGTTCGGCGGGGAGCGGCGCGACCGCCGACTGGCGGCACTGCGGCTGGTCGGTTCCGACGGGCGGATGACGCGCCGGATCGCGGCGGGCGAGGCCCTCGCGGGCGCCGTGCTGGGGCTGGTCTTCGGCACCGGGTTCTTCCTGCTCGGCCGGCAGATCGCCGGCTCGGTCGAGGTGTTCGACGTCAGTGTGTTCCCGAGCTACCTCGACCCCTCCCCCGGCCTCGCGCTGCTGGTCGCGTTCGCGGTGCCGGCCGCCGCCGTCCTCGTCACCCTGTTCGCGCTGCGCGGCGTCGTCATCGAACCGCTCGGGGTGGTCCGTACGGCCAGGCCCGCGCGGCGCAGGCTCTGGTGGCGGCTGCTGCTGCCGCTCGGCGGTCTCGCGCTGCTCTACCCGATGGTCGGCCAGGGGTCGGAGAACGGGGAGTTCAACGAGTACCTGGTGACCGGCGGTGTCGTCCTGCTCCTCGTCGGCGTCACCGCGCTGCTGCCGTGGGTCGTCGAGGCGTTCGTCGCCCGGCTGGGCTCCGGCCCTCTCTCCTGGCAACTGGCCGTTCGCAGGCTCCAGTTGAGCAGCGGACCGGCGGCCCGCATGGTCAACGGCATCGCGGTGGCGGTGGCCGGCGCGATCGCCCTGCAGATGCTGTTCGACGGAGTCGAGGGCAGGTTCACCCAGTCGACCGGGAAGGACACCGCACGGACCCAACTGGAACTCTCCATGCCGGACGACCTCCCGGTGAGCGCCGTGAGCCAGGAGCTGAAGCGGGCCAAGGGCGCGGAGGCCGCCGCGGCGCTGTCCGACGCGGAGCTCTCCGCCACCGCCAAGGACCCCGAGGAATGGGTCCGGGTGACCGTCGGCGACTGCGCCGCGCTGCGCGAGCTCGCAAAGATCTCCTCCTGCCGCGACGGCGACGTCTTCACGCTGGGGGCCTCGGAGGACCCGGTCACGGCGAAGCTCATGACCGCCGGGAACACGCTGTACTTCGACGCGTCCTACAGCGGAGACGAGCGGGGCGCCGAGATCGCCTGGAAACTGCCGGACGCGTTGCGGAAGGTGTCCGCCCGCGCCGACACGCTGCGGCCCGGGACGGGGGGGCTGCTGGCCACTCCCAGCGCCCTGCCCGCCAAGGCGGAGGACCAGCTCTCCACCACCGTCTACGTACGGGCGGATCCCCGGGTTCCGGACGCCCTCGACGAGGTGCGCAACGCCGCCGTCGCCATCGATCCGCTCATCCGGACCTGGGAGTGGGAGTCGACCACACGGGCCGACGAGTTCACGGACATCCGCACCGGTCTGCTGGTCGGCGCGTCCGCCGTACTGGTCCTCATCGGCGCGAGCCTCCTCGTCTCCCAGCTGGAGCAGCTGCGTGAACGCCGGAAGCTGCTGTCGGCGCTGGTCGCCTTCGGTACCCGGCGCCGCACGCTCGGCCTGTCCGTGCTGTGGCAGACCGCCGTCCCGATCACGTTGGGCCTGGCCCTCGCCATGACGGTCGGGGTGACCCTGGGCGCGGTCCTGCTGCGGATGACGAACGTGGAGGTGTCCGTCGGCTGGTCCGGGGTGCTGTCCATGACCGGCATCGGGGCGGGCGTCGTCGTCCTGGTCACGGCGCTGAGCATGCCGCCGCTGATGCGGATGATGCGTCCGGAGGGGCTGCGGACGGAGTAG
- a CDS encoding transglycosylase SLT domain-containing protein — protein sequence MLEGNRVSRISVRGFAVASATAVTAVGSVVGVASGSTAQTTTDDAEAVANDTTLLADIPVGQQAQVQTASLTAQADAQAIAADASARKDAEETARKKAAQDAIDKQKAAEKAEQERKAKEAAEAEAKSKAAAAGSLGDIPAQSSYTVAEIQAMAKAVVASDQWTCFSNIVNHESTWNYKAVNPSSGAYGLFQALPAGKYASAGSDWRTNPATQIKWGLNYMESRYGSPCEAWTFWQANNWY from the coding sequence ATGCTGGAAGGAAACCGTGTGAGCCGGATTTCGGTCCGGGGATTCGCAGTGGCCTCGGCCACCGCGGTCACCGCAGTCGGCAGTGTCGTCGGAGTTGCCTCGGGCAGCACCGCGCAGACGACCACTGACGACGCCGAGGCGGTCGCGAACGACACCACGTTGCTCGCCGACATACCCGTGGGCCAGCAGGCCCAGGTGCAGACCGCGTCCCTGACTGCTCAGGCCGACGCCCAGGCCATCGCCGCCGACGCGAGCGCCCGCAAGGACGCCGAGGAGACCGCCCGTAAGAAGGCGGCCCAGGACGCGATCGACAAGCAGAAGGCCGCGGAGAAGGCGGAGCAGGAGCGCAAGGCGAAGGAAGCGGCGGAGGCCGAGGCCAAGTCGAAGGCCGCTGCCGCCGGCTCGCTCGGTGACATCCCCGCACAGAGCTCGTACACCGTCGCCGAGATCCAGGCGATGGCGAAGGCGGTCGTGGCCAGCGACCAGTGGACGTGCTTCAGCAACATCGTGAACCACGAGTCCACCTGGAACTACAAGGCCGTGAACCCCTCCTCGGGCGCCTACGGTCTCTTCCAGGCGCTGCCCGCCGGTAAGTACGCCTCCGCCGGTTCCGACTGGCGGACCAACCCGGCCACGCAGATCAAGTGGGGCCTGAACTACATGGAATCGCGCTACGGCAGCCCGTGCGAGGCCTGGACGTTCTGGCAGGCCAACAACTGGTACTAG
- a CDS encoding carboxymuconolactone decarboxylase family protein produces MSLDTLRSLIPDYAKDLRRNLDAVLGESGLSAQRLWGTVLATAIASRSPVVLRELAPEARARLSPQAYTAAKSAAAAMALSNVFFRTRHLLSDHEYGALRTGLRMNVIGDPGVDKVDYELWALAVSAINGCGACLDSHERVLRGAGVSRETVQEAFRVASVVQAVGVTVEAESILCE; encoded by the coding sequence ATGTCGCTCGACACCCTGAGGTCCCTGATCCCGGACTACGCCAAGGATCTCCGCCGGAACCTCGACGCGGTGCTCGGTGAGTCCGGGCTGTCGGCACAGCGGTTGTGGGGGACGGTGCTGGCCACGGCGATCGCCTCGCGCTCGCCGGTCGTGCTGCGCGAGCTGGCGCCGGAGGCGAGGGCGCGGCTGTCGCCGCAGGCGTACACGGCGGCGAAGTCCGCGGCCGCGGCGATGGCGTTGAGCAACGTCTTCTTCCGTACGCGGCATCTGCTCTCCGACCACGAGTACGGGGCGCTGCGCACGGGGCTGCGGATGAATGTCATCGGCGACCCCGGGGTGGACAAGGTCGACTACGAGTTGTGGGCGCTGGCCGTGTCCGCGATCAACGGGTGCGGGGCGTGTCTGGACTCGCACGAGCGGGTGCTGCGGGGGGCCGGCGTCAGCCGGGAGACCGTGCAGGAGGCGTTCCGGGTCGCGTCGGTGGTGCAGGCGGTGGGGGTCACGGTGGAGGCGGAGTCGATTCTCTGCGAGTAG
- a CDS encoding class I SAM-dependent methyltransferase — MASSPFPRTFESLVAEDDAVPTDGWDFSWFEGRATEARPSWGYARGMAERLGRASAALDIQTGGGEVLGSAPRFPAVTVATEGWPPNVAKATALLHPRGAVVVAAAEDAPLPFADGAFDLVTSRHPVRAHWSEIARVLRPGGTYFAQHVGPGSVYELVEHFTGPLPEENRNARHPDGERAGAEAAGLEIVDLRAERLRMEFFDIGAVVHFLKKVVWMVPGFTVEAYLPQLRALHERIEAEGPFVAHSARHLFEARRPSAG; from the coding sequence ATGGCCTCCTCCCCCTTCCCCCGTACCTTCGAGAGCCTCGTCGCCGAGGACGATGCCGTGCCCACCGACGGGTGGGACTTCTCCTGGTTCGAGGGGCGGGCCACCGAGGCCCGGCCCTCGTGGGGGTACGCGCGCGGGATGGCCGAGCGGCTCGGGCGGGCCTCGGCGGCGCTGGACATCCAGACCGGGGGCGGTGAAGTGCTCGGTTCCGCTCCCCGGTTTCCGGCGGTGACCGTGGCCACGGAGGGGTGGCCGCCGAACGTCGCGAAGGCGACCGCCCTGCTGCACCCCCGGGGCGCGGTGGTGGTGGCCGCCGCGGAGGACGCGCCGCTGCCGTTCGCCGACGGGGCGTTCGACCTGGTCACCAGCAGGCACCCGGTGCGGGCGCACTGGTCGGAGATCGCCCGGGTGCTGCGGCCCGGCGGCACGTACTTCGCGCAGCACGTGGGGCCGGGCAGTGTCTACGAACTCGTCGAGCACTTCACCGGACCGTTGCCCGAGGAGAACCGGAACGCCCGCCACCCGGACGGGGAGCGCGCCGGCGCGGAGGCGGCCGGCCTGGAGATCGTGGATCTGCGGGCCGAGCGGCTGCGGATGGAGTTCTTCGACATCGGGGCGGTCGTGCACTTCCTCAAGAAGGTCGTCTGGATGGTCCCCGGCTTCACCGTCGAGGCGTATCTCCCGCAGCTCCGTGCCCTGCACGAGCGGATCGAGGCCGAGGGCCCGTTCGTGGCGCACAGCGCCCGCCATCTGTTCGAGGCCCGCAGGCCGTCGGCCGGCTGA